The genomic DNA GATTGCATAAAATGGGTTCATAGCCTTTATCTTCATTTTAAATAACCCAAAAAGTTTTTTATTGAATAAATCTAAAGGATAATAAGATATAATTCCGTAAGATATAAGCGTGGCGTATGCGGCTCCACTTAATCCATATTTGGGGATTAAAACAATGTTTAAGAGTATATTTGATATAGCACCTAATACCGATCTATAAAAAACTTGTTTTGTAAGCTTTTCTATTTGTAAATATCTTGTACTAGTGATAACAAAAAACATAAATATAGAAGAAAATATGTGTATTCGATATATTGCAGCTGAAGAAAGATATTGTTCTCCATATGTGACATCAAAAATTAAATCTGCAAAAACATAATTAACGATAATTATAACTAATGCTATCCAAAACATAAAACTAAACAATGATTGTATTCTTAAATTATAGGTACTTATATCTACTTGCTTACTTTTAACCATTGAAGGAAATATTGAATTGCAAATAACAACAGGAATCGTATACCATAATTCACTTAACTTAACGGTTGCATTATATAAACCGTTGCTAGCATTGCCCAAAATATGTTTAATCATTATTTGGTCAACGCGCATAAAAACAGTAACCATTATTGTAGACAAAATTAAAGGCCAGCCTTCTCTTAAGAACAAGGTTGCTATTTTACTATCGTACTTCCAATCACTAAAATTCTCTCCTAATTTATAATAATAATGATAATAGAGAGCTGCCATCATTATAGACTCAGAAAGCAAAGCTACTCCAAAATAAATAAGGTCTAACTCAAAAAAAACAAAAAGAAATTTTAAAGTTGCGCTAAATATATTTGCAAAAAAACTAACCCAAAATAATTGTTTTCCTAAAATTTTGGACTTAAAATAAAATTGTAAAACAAAAACTGTATGAAACAGGTACGCTGTTCCCAAAATAAAAACTAGAAGCAACGTTTGGGTGTCTAAGTTTAAAAAATAACCTGTTGCTAATATTCCCGAAAGCGCTAAAATACCTCCTATCAACTTTATAACACTAGCTGTTCCTAAAAAATGGCCAATAGGTTTTTCTTTCTTTACCAACTCTCTATTAAGAATTTCATTAATTCCAAAATCTGCTATACAGGCAAATAAACCAACTAAAGATTGAGCATATCCTAATATACCATATTGTTCTTTCCCTAAATATCTTGCTACCGTTAATCCTACAATAAAAGAAACAAATAGAGCGAAAAATTTTTCGAAAAATTGCCATATAGTATTAATTAAATATTTTTTTAACCCTTTATTTATCTTTTTCAAAACCATTATAAACTTAAGAATTAAGCTTTACTAATTCTATTAATAACGCCTGTTTTAAA from Flavivirga abyssicola includes the following:
- a CDS encoding flippase, coding for MKKINKGLKKYLINTIWQFFEKFFALFVSFIVGLTVARYLGKEQYGILGYAQSLVGLFACIADFGINEILNRELVKKEKPIGHFLGTASVIKLIGGILALSGILATGYFLNLDTQTLLLVFILGTAYLFHTVFVLQFYFKSKILGKQLFWVSFFANIFSATLKFLFVFFELDLIYFGVALLSESIMMAALYYHYYYKLGENFSDWKYDSKIATLFLREGWPLILSTIMVTVFMRVDQIMIKHILGNASNGLYNATVKLSELWYTIPVVICNSIFPSMVKSKQVDISTYNLRIQSLFSFMFWIALVIIIVNYVFADLIFDVTYGEQYLSSAAIYRIHIFSSIFMFFVITSTRYLQIEKLTKQVFYRSVLGAISNILLNIVLIPKYGLSGAAYATLISYGIISYYPLDLFNKKLFGLFKMKIKAMNPFYAINFLKSIYSSKR